From one Lycium ferocissimum isolate CSIRO_LF1 chromosome 7, AGI_CSIRO_Lferr_CH_V1, whole genome shotgun sequence genomic stretch:
- the LOC132062936 gene encoding E3 ubiquitin-protein ligase PUB23-like yields the protein MEEIEVPSYFLCPISMEVMRDPVTISTGITYDRENIEKWLFSCKHTTCPVTNQDLKFTDLTPNHNLRRVIQSWCMLNSSNGIQRIPTPKSQVQKLHVVRILNEAEKYPDMQFNCLRRIRSIAHASESNKKCLESAGVVDFLASIMIKKKESEVSDASDEALNILFNLNPSDTELKKFTNSQNDHQFLDSLLNFLKSGNLQTRENAINLLRSILNVADPARLIGIQPVYFKGMVGILNDNISQQATKAALKLLVELCPWGRNRSKAAENGAVFALIELLLDTNERRLCELILTALDHLCTCAEGRAELLSHGAGIAIVSKKILRVSHLASDKAVRILCSISKFSATCYNKVLQDMLQVGVVSKLCLVLQVDASPKTKEKTKEILRLHSRVWRGSSCISPHLLSSYP from the coding sequence ATGGAAGAGATTGAAGTTCCTTCCTATTTTCTTTGTCCAATTTCAATGGAAGTCATGAGGGATCCAGTTACAATTTCAACTGGAATAACCTATGAtagagaaaacatagaaaaatGGCTATTTTCATGCAAACACACAACTTGTCCTGTCACAAATCAAGACCTAAAATTCACAGATCTCACCCCAAATCACAATCTCCGCCGTGTAATCCAATCATGGTGCATGTTAAATTCTTCCAATGGCATCCAACGGATCCCAACTCCGAAGTCACAAGTGCAAAAACTACACGTTGTAAGAATCCTAAATGAAGCAGAAAAATATCCGGATATGCAATTTAACTGCCTCAGGAGGATCAGATCAATCGCACATGCAAGCGAGAGCAACAAGAAGTGTCTTGAATCAGCTGGAGTAGTTGATTTTTTAGCCTCAATtatgatcaagaaaaaagaatcaGAGGTCTCAGATGCGAGTGATGAGGCTTTGAATATTCTTTTTAATCTAAACCCTTCAGACACAGAATTGAAAAAGTTCACCAACTCACAAAAtgatcatcaattcttggattCTTTACTTAATTTCTTGAAGAGTGGTAATTTACAAACAAGAGAAAACGCGATAAATCTATTAAGATCAATCCTCAATGTGGCTGATCCAGCACGATTAATTGGTATACAACCAGTATATTTCAAAGGTATGGTTGGTATATTAAATGACAATATCTCTCAACAAGCAACAAAAGCAGCACTCAAGCTTCTAGTTGAATTATGTCCATGGGGAAGAAATAGGAGTAAGGCAGCTGAAAATGGAGCTGTTTTTGCCCTAATTGAACTTCTTCTTGACACGAATGAAAGAAGGCTTTGCGAATTGATACTAACGGCTTTGGACCATCTGTGTACCTGTGCTGAAGGGAGGGCAGAATTATTGAGCCATGGTGCAGGAATAGCCATTGTTTCCAAGAAAATTCTTAGGGTTTCACATTTGGCAAGTGATAAGGCAGTGAGGATTCTTTGTTCAATTTCAAAGTTCTCAGCAACTTGTTATAACAAGGTTCTTCAAGATATGTTGCAAGTGGGAGTTGTGTCAAAGTTGTGTTTGGTTCTTCAAGTGGATGCTAGTCCAAAGACTAAGGAGAAAACTAAGGAAATTCTAAGGTTGCATTCTAGGGTTTGGAGGGGCTCATCCTGTATTTCTCCTCATTTGCTCTCTTCTTATCCttga